The following DNA comes from Arcobacter cloacae.
AGTTGAGTTTTTATAAGGAGTTCTCATAACATAGTCAATCATTACTGTATTTCCATTTGCTATCATTGGGCTTTCTCCAATAATATCATTTGCAGTTGCTATAAATTTTTTATCTCCTGTTGGTTTTAAAGTCCAAATCCTTTTCATCTCTTCACCATCATCATAAACAAAATACTCATCAAGTGTTCCAATACCATTTTTATCCCAAGAACCAACCATTGTTCCTTTGAATGTTCTTGTTATTTTTCCACTTCTATCTTTTACAAGTCCATAGGCTCTTAGTTTTCCATTGAAATATTCTTGT
Coding sequences within:
- a CDS encoding DUF3833 domain-containing protein; this encodes MKNLILVFLTTILLTGCTAMKIEDFNNTKPEFIPQEYFNGKLRAYGLVKDRSGKITRTFKGTMVGSWDKNGIGTLDEYFVYDDGEEMKRIWTLKPTGDKKFIATANDIIGESPMIANGNTVMIDYVMRTPYKNSTIDLSVQDWLHLQDDGVIINHSKLKKFGFVVGEIVITIIKD